A genomic segment from Desulfurella amilsii encodes:
- a CDS encoding polyprenyl synthetase family protein encodes MLRKTNIAISNIHNIIQNIDEILLGIKSQSALINKVIDHISGGKRLRPILVVASARSLGFDQEEILQNLACIVEYIHIASLLHDDVIDEAKKRRGKESVNSVYGNRVAIMSGDYLYSLAYNQVLEIDTNIAKEISKAAYNLALGEITEIENFSKIINQDEYFDIIYKKTASLIESACTSGCLLAKTENELEHFRHYGKNLGLAFQIKDDLMDYSNADIGKDNFNDIQEGKVTLPLILALGEDPSLEYHLIEYFKTKREDHKQYCIDSCIENGIDKAFEIAKQKAFIAKDNIKHLPDSIYKDILNFLADYSISREK; translated from the coding sequence ATGTTACGAAAGACCAATATTGCGATATCTAATATACATAACATTATACAAAATATAGACGAAATTTTGCTTGGCATCAAAAGCCAAAGCGCATTAATAAATAAAGTAATAGACCATATATCTGGAGGAAAGCGCTTAAGGCCTATACTTGTTGTTGCAAGCGCAAGGAGTTTAGGTTTTGATCAAGAAGAGATTTTACAAAATCTCGCTTGCATTGTTGAGTACATTCATATAGCAAGTCTGTTACACGACGATGTTATTGATGAGGCAAAAAAAAGAAGAGGTAAAGAGAGTGTAAATAGTGTTTATGGAAATAGGGTTGCAATTATGAGTGGGGATTATTTATATTCCTTAGCTTACAATCAAGTATTAGAGATAGACACAAATATAGCAAAAGAAATTTCAAAAGCAGCATATAATTTGGCGCTAGGCGAGATAACCGAAATAGAAAATTTTTCCAAGATAATAAATCAAGATGAGTATTTTGATATAATTTACAAAAAAACGGCAAGCCTAATTGAAAGTGCGTGTACAAGCGGATGTTTGCTTGCAAAGACAGAGAATGAGCTTGAGCATTTTAGGCACTACGGAAAAAATTTAGGTTTAGCATTTCAAATAAAAGATGATTTAATGGATTATTCAAATGCAGATATTGGTAAAGATAATTTTAATGATATTCAAGAAGGTAAAGTTACGCTGCCCTTGATATTAGCTTTAGGAGAAGATCCTAGTTTAGAATACCACTTAATTGAATATTTTAAAACAAAAAGAGAAGATCATAAGCAATACTGCATAGATTCATGTATAGAAAACGGTATAGATAAAGCTTTTGAGATTGCAAAACAAAAAGCATTTATTGCAAAGGATAATATAAAGCACTTACCAGATAGCATATACAAGGATATTTTAAATTTTCTAGCTGACTATTCTATATCAAGAGAAAAATAA
- the hemA gene encoding glutamyl-tRNA reductase, translating into MTQNYDLSIDNLYLIGLNWKTAPLKVRESFVFESDFVHERLKDIKEAFDIAEIMILSTCNRTEITAVSKHDPREFLIKYLAGYAKYETNQVKDYIYTKKSIDAVRHTFELSCGLDSQVIGETQILSQLKEAYRTTVVYNLSGAILNRIMRKAFTVAKIVRSQTNIQKGHLSIASLASHTADKIYGLNGKKVLIIGSGDMARLSAKYFFDKGSRIAYIANRRSETVDFAQNFNSSVVSLDDLKKLFKNVDIIVSCIYTPKPIIENIDTDKKLLIMDLSVPSSVSLLVKQNPNVTLFNIDDLKNTFEDSVSSKQTSIELSKKFIDEQLNLFIEENNALDYNKTIDTLRQYADRIRKVELKKFQKKYKTDGELLDAIDKLTHSILNKTLHEPTSKIRQFIKEPEGDMYVELIRRLFHVSIDKKPVNCFFSENPDDENN; encoded by the coding sequence ATGACACAAAATTACGATTTAAGTATTGATAATTTATATCTTATTGGTTTAAACTGGAAGACAGCGCCCTTAAAGGTGCGAGAATCGTTTGTATTTGAAAGTGATTTTGTTCATGAGCGCTTAAAAGATATAAAAGAAGCATTTGATATTGCAGAAATAATGATACTTTCAACATGCAACAGAACAGAGATAACAGCTGTTTCAAAACATGATCCGCGCGAGTTTTTAATAAAGTATTTAGCAGGCTATGCAAAGTATGAAACAAATCAAGTAAAAGATTATATTTATACCAAAAAATCAATAGATGCTGTACGTCATACCTTCGAATTATCCTGCGGTTTAGATTCTCAGGTTATTGGTGAAACTCAAATTTTAAGCCAGCTGAAAGAGGCATACCGCACAACAGTAGTATATAACCTAAGCGGTGCTATATTAAACAGGATTATGCGTAAAGCTTTTACTGTGGCAAAAATAGTTCGAAGTCAAACAAATATTCAAAAAGGCCATTTGTCTATTGCAAGTCTTGCAAGCCACACAGCAGATAAAATTTATGGTTTAAATGGCAAAAAGGTGCTCATTATAGGCAGTGGCGATATGGCACGCTTAAGCGCTAAATATTTTTTTGATAAAGGCTCACGCATTGCCTACATTGCAAATAGAAGAAGTGAAACGGTTGACTTTGCGCAAAACTTTAATTCATCCGTAGTTAGTTTGGACGACTTAAAAAAATTATTTAAAAATGTAGATATCATTGTGTCGTGCATCTACACACCAAAGCCTATAATAGAAAATATTGATACAGACAAAAAACTATTGATTATGGATTTGTCTGTGCCTTCTTCTGTTAGCTTATTGGTTAAACAAAACCCAAATGTTACTCTTTTTAATATAGATGATCTAAAGAATACATTTGAAGACAGTGTTTCATCTAAGCAAACAAGTATCGAGCTATCAAAAAAATTTATAGATGAGCAGTTAAACCTCTTCATAGAAGAAAATAACGCACTTGATTATAATAAAACAATCGATACACTAAGACAGTATGCGGATCGCATAAGAAAAGTTGAATTGAAAAAATTTCAAAAGAAGTACAAAACTGATGGAGAGCTACTGGATGCAATTGATAAATTAACCCACTCTATCTTGAATAAAACGCTTCATGAGCCCACTTCAAAAATCAGGCAATTTATAAAAGAACCAGAAGGCGATATGTATGTAGAGCTAATAAGGCGTCTTTTCCATGTTAGTATAGATAAAAAACCAGTAAACTGCTTTTTTTCTGAAAACCCAGACGATGAAAACAATTAA
- the hemC gene encoding hydroxymethylbilane synthase has translation MKTIKIGTRKSKLAMWQAQYVESLLREKGYLCEIVGITTLGDKIDKPLYDFGGKGLFTSALEEAILSKTIDIAVHSVKDLSVSLSDELPLKFTLKRDFSNDCLVSFKGDIEKLPLMATIGTTSLRRRVELKYIRNDFVFVDFRGNLDTRLEKLKNGTVDAIVVSKSGLFRLSLYDSAYCFDLDIVSAAGQGVIGIQTRLDEFDELSFLNDQTTKLCVDIEREFVKSLNASCNFPIGAYAYFDENGEFCLKTMYADPKTFKKIDCFRRAKPKQALRECIEYTKAQILLI, from the coding sequence ATGAAAACAATTAAAATTGGTACAAGAAAATCAAAATTGGCCATGTGGCAGGCACAATATGTGGAGAGTTTATTAAGGGAAAAGGGTTATTTGTGCGAGATTGTTGGTATTACCACACTTGGTGATAAGATAGACAAACCCCTGTATGATTTTGGCGGAAAAGGATTATTTACAAGCGCACTAGAAGAAGCCATTTTAAGTAAAACAATAGACATAGCCGTGCATAGTGTAAAAGACTTAAGTGTTAGCCTAAGTGATGAGCTACCGCTCAAATTTACTTTAAAGCGCGATTTTTCTAATGATTGCTTGGTGAGTTTTAAAGGAGATATCGAAAAGCTCCCCCTAATGGCCACTATTGGTACTACTTCATTGCGAAGACGTGTAGAATTAAAGTATATAAGAAACGATTTTGTGTTTGTAGACTTTAGGGGTAACCTAGATACGCGCTTAGAAAAGCTAAAAAATGGCACAGTAGACGCTATAGTTGTATCTAAATCGGGTCTTTTTAGGTTAAGTTTATATGACAGTGCGTATTGCTTTGATTTAGACATAGTAAGCGCTGCAGGACAAGGCGTTATTGGTATACAAACACGCTTAGACGAGTTTGATGAGCTAAGTTTTTTAAACGATCAAACAACGAAACTGTGTGTCGATATTGAGCGTGAGTTTGTTAAATCACTAAATGCGTCGTGTAACTTCCCAATAGGCGCTTATGCTTATTTTGATGAAAATGGAGAATTTTGTTTAAAAACAATGTATGCAGACCCTAAAACATTTAAAAAAATTGACTGTTTCAGGCGCGCGAAACCCAAGCAGGCGCTAAGAGAATGTATAGAATACACAAAAGCTCAAATTTTGTTAATATAG